A window of Gorilla gorilla gorilla isolate KB3781 chromosome 5, NHGRI_mGorGor1-v2.1_pri, whole genome shotgun sequence genomic DNA:
CTTGGAAGATGGACCTTTCAATTCCTCTACAATTAGTAGCTGAGTTACAGAGTAACCTGCCAGCAATCCTATCAGCATTCATCAGACTATTTAAATAGAGCAAAGTCCACAAAAAGTTCCACTGAGACATGCTGAGCAAAGGCCGGAGCCCCAGAAGAAAACAAGTACAGACTCAGAGGAAAGCTGCCCTGGTCCTGAGTGTGACTCCTATGGTCCCCGTGGGGTCTATGTGGTTGGCAATGAGCTCTGTGCTGTCAGCTTTCATGAGGGAGCTCCCTGGCTGGTTCCTGTTCTTTGGGGTCTTCCTCCCCGTGACTTTGCTGCTGTTCCTCCTCATCGCCTACTTCAGGATCAAACTGATTGAGGGTAAGTGTGAGGCCACACAAGGAAGAACTTGGGCGTCCTTTCCCACAGCACATCTTGAAATATACCGATGCACCGTCAGTGTTTTCTGGCCAggagaaacatatatatatatatatatatatatatatatatatatattttgtaggtACTTCTCAATCAGTGTTCTCTCAAGTTCCTTGATCAATTTGGCCAAGTTTGATCCTTTCCACTGTGTGGATCTTGTGCTGAGATGTGAAGGCCTGCTGTAGGGGGCCCTCACGTGTAGCACCTCACAGACATACTGTGAATCAGCAATTTTGACATATGGttgcttgtctctctctctcaaggcAATAGAGTCACATATGTGAAAACATTGTTCATGGTCTGCCTTCTTTACATGACAGATGTGTTTATGTGgccatgtgtgtgcatgtccgTGCGTGTGTATGCGcccatgtgtgtgcacacacacaactttCTCATCCACTGAACTTCTGGTCAGGGAATGTTCCAAATATTCTGCTGTCACAGTCTTTGTAAATGTAAAGCCCTGATAGATAAATACTTGACCTTGGTGTAAACGTTCCATGGAATTATAGTCTTAAGAtggaaaaaaccaaaccaaaccaaataacTCAGGAAGCTTAAGGTGATttggaatggacatttgggtcttGGATTGACACTGTTTATTCtgctataattaaaattaatgaaactgGGCTGTAACTAGATAGACTATGTGTTAATACTGTGCCAAGTACACATGAGATTAATATCATCAAGGTTAATAACTATTTTAGCAAAACCAACAAAGACCAGTCATATTTCTTAATTTAGATAGTGTCAtattaaaacaaatttgaaaacccCTCCTCTTTGAACATCTGTTTATGTAATAACATACATGAAGGCATTTCTTGGACTTGCCAAGCTTTTGTGGTAATCTTAAATCACTAATGCTATAATATATAACCtaacagaagtacaaagaggGATATTTCTTCCTAAGATGAGATTTGGAACATAAAGAAATCCTAGGAGACATAGACAGTATGTCATGGAATCAAGTTTTTCATCACAACTTACTCAAATATCCCCCTAGcctttcattttttgtgtgtctcatTTTTATGAACGGCCCTTTTGTTGAGTGGTCAAGCCATATTCTGCCTCACTCTATAATATTCATGTGATAAATCCTTTTCTTTGTTAAGTCAGTTTATCCTCCACTGCCCTAAGACCAGTCTGTTGgatgctcttgtcacccagacatTCATTACCACTGAACCCCGGAAGTAGCCtccaaaaaggaagagaaaataagaaatccCCAAGACCCTAACCATGGCTTCCCTTCAGTGTCTTCCAAGTCGAAACATTTTTCAGAGTTGTTGCAAAGATTCCCATCAGTAACACTCACTGCATCTCAGCCTCCCATTGACATTGAAAGTCCCAGGGACAATAAAACGATTCTGATGTCATCATCGGGGACTTGGAGACTTCCTGTAGTTTCCAAGTTTCATCTCTGGCTGGCTGAAATTTTCAGTATTTCAAAAACTGCAGCAAGTACAGGTCTAGATAGCCTCATGGATATCAAGATCCCTTATTGGCCTCTACTTCGCAGCTATTACAGGCCAGTTAATTCAGTGGGACATCTGGTATTTGGGATAGACTCTGCAAAAACAGGGTGAatctgttttatagttttactcaTTCCTGGAAAAACATCTGTAATATGTAACATGTAAATGggtctatggtattttatttagATAATTCTGAGGTATAAATGTATGAATCACATTGCTTTAGAATACCCTGGAAAAGTCAACGTGCAGGGTATGGCCTGGTATCACAGGGGCTGATGCAGGGGAAACGCAGTCCAAGTGCCAGCCCCAGAGGAAGTGTTCCATGTGTGTACATCTCTGTGATGATTACACGCTGATGCCCTCCTATCTTCAGCACATCCCTGCCCGTGCAAGTTATCTAGAGATCAAGTCTCAGACAAAAGTTACTACCTTAAGTTTGTAACTCAATACAATTGAAACTATTTCTGAAGGATTTGAGTAAAGGGAGCAGAGACTCCCAATAACCTCTTGTTTCTTCAcacttccttcccctttcttcaTTCCAAATTCTGACATGCTACTGAGCTTTTCTTGACTTCTAGACTTGCCCACAACTGTAAGTCTGTCCCTTCCATCTCAGAGCCTTTATTTTTGTAGCATAGAATCTAACCCAAGGGAAAGCAAGCATGTCAGCCTCACACGATGAGGGTCCATGCTCACTGGGTAGAGTCATTACACCAACTTTAAAGCTTACTCCAAACTTATGTCATATTCTGGATAGCGATaattctcattcatttattcaacgaATATTTGTTAGTCTATCATATACCAGGGACTGTCCCAGATACTGGGACATATTTTTACTATGAGTTTTTAAGACTAAGAGAAAATAATCCCAGTTCTAGAAAACCACAGAAGGCATCTGGCAAAATCAGCAGAAGTTAGAGGAGGTGCTGCAAATCTGTATGTTTCTGACTCTGGCCTCATTAAATGTCTGATCAAAGAGCTATAATAATAACCTGGACTTTTCCCTCAGTGTCAGGGCTGAGCACTTCACCAGAGGCAGGATCCTCTACAGAGAAGGGGCACCCCCAGCCAGGTTATGAGCCTCCATTTTCTGTGGTTTTTCCCCATTGTCTCCTACTTGGGCTTGCTCTAATTGAAGTGTGCCTAGAGCTTCCAGGCTGCAGGTAGGAATTACAGGAAGAGTGAGTGAGGAGGCAGAAGGAGCTATTTACCATGGCAGAACAAAAATGTGTGCATCCGTTACTTAACGCAATGGGGGTCCCATCTGAAATTTATTGTTGGAAAGAATACTAATGACTAGAAACACTATTACTGCCAACCATCTGGAAGATGCTTAGTGAGGATGTCAAAGGCATTTTAAcgagagcaactccatcttgaataggggctaggtaaaatgaggctgagacctactgggctgcattcccagacagttgaggcattctaagtcacaggatgagataagaggtcagcacaagatacaggtcataaagaccttgctgataaaataggTTGCAGAAAGAAGCCACCCAAAACccacccaccaaaaccaagatggtgatgacagtgacctctggtcgtccttactgctacactcccaccagcacgacagtttacaaatgccctggcaatgtcaggaagttaccctacatgGCCTAAAAAGGGGTGGCATAAATAATCCCCCCcgtgtttagcatataatcaagaactaaccataaaaatgggcaaccagcagccctcggggctgctctgcctgtggagtagccattcttttattcctttactttcttaataaacttgctttcactttacgaACTCGCCcttaattctttcttgtgcaagatccaagaactctCTCGGGGTCTGGATCTGGACCCCTTTTCTGTAAGAAGGACAGCATAGCTGAGTGGATCAAAGTAGTCCTCCCTGATGGCAGTTTTTGTTCTGTTGAGACTGAGCCCAAAGCAAACCGGGTGAGAAAAGTGGGGGCCCTGGATGGTGTCCTTGACAGATTCCTGGTCAGGGTAGCAGCTGATGGGCAAGCTGCACTATACATTCCCTCCAGAAGTTTATATTCAAACCATCTTTCGGTTGTATTTCCCTCCTCTCCCACATGGAATCAgtgcatctatttttttttggagTAATTCTTGATTATATTTTCCAGTGTTAGCAGCCAACTATAGACTATGGATATTTTCGTTTTTAGGTTGATCTGGTCCCTTTAATTCCAAATAGTCTTTCTCCTAAGAAGAAAAACCACCCAAACTCTAAGAACATGTACCTTTGAAAAAATTATAGTTCTTTCTGGCACCATTTTCCTAAGGGTAAGTAGTACTGTCTTCTCTCCAGTTTGAGGGCAAATGAGATCACTGGACTCGAAATAAAATATCACCAGTTTGTATCTCCATTTCGCAGCATCCACTTAAAAAACTGTCAACAGATGGTCAAATGTCATGTCGTTAATCTTCCAACCAGGGTTATGGCAAATgtaatcatttctattttattcctgtAAAGAGAGGGACATTGATAGATTAACTGGCATGTTCGCAGAACCCCAGAGTCCTGCATTCTAAAACAGAAAACCAGCTTGCCTGTCTCATACAGCTGGGTCTGTCAGACAAGAGAGCCATTTTAAGATGTGACGGAAAGCATGTGGAGGTACTGTAATCACTCAACATTAATCCCCACACTTCAAGCCTTAGGAGGTAATGGTGCATGTAAACTTAATTAGTATGTAGGGAACATCAATTTTCTcgcaaaggaagaaagaaaattctctAACATCCCGCATTCTTCAATCTGTGTCAATTTCCTTGAGGAGTAGCTCTTGGGGTGGAAGTATGTGTCATGAACTTCCCATAGCCAATCCCCGCATCAGCCATTGTCATGGACATTTTGCATCTTCTAGGTTGGAAGTTTTCATTATCTTATTTCCCTAAGTTCTGAGATTCCCAAACCTCTGCTTCCaggccaccccacccccaaaacaCCATCACCCTGATCAGGAACAAATTGTTGTCTAAAATGACAAACATGGCCAAAAATAgtcattatttaattaaattttaaaacgtGTCTACTGAAATGCCTAAATGTTTTTGCACGGAGTTGGACCCAAAAAGAAAGTCAGGTAGTTAACCAGCTCTTGGCCTTCAGCAACGTACATCCTAAAACAAATAACTAAAGTACTGATGATATACAGGCTGGCTAGGCATCTTCCACTGAACTTCATACTCACTCTACTCAACCTCTTGAAGCTTCGGCCTCCTggtctgtaaaatagaaataacagcAGGACATACTATAGGACTGGTATGGTGATTAAGCGAGGTAATACATATAAGGTTCTTAACAGTGCCTGTTCTGAACAACTGTTAGTCATTATTATCCTGCTAGCTTGAGAATTCTAAGAAGGCACTGTTTGTGTCATTATAGCATTACAGtagctattattaaaatagtCTTGGGATAATTAAGTACATTGCCCAAGGTTACCTACCCAGAAAGTGGTAGAAAGAGGATTCGAACCCTGGCTGGCTCCAGAGATAGCCCCTCTTCACCGACGCACCACCTCTGGAGTATCGAGTCCTCAGTAGGGGTTCTATCTGTTGAGTCCTTTTGGTCCAGACAGATAAACTTACCACCAATTGTGGGACAGTTTTAAACAAggcaaaaattttacaaaatcttTGAAGAATTCGATCAATCTCTTAATATAACGGGGGTCATAATAATTATTGATGATGGTGATTCCTCCACATAAAGATCTGCCTGAGTCAAATCACATTTCT
This region includes:
- the SMLR1 gene encoding small leucine-rich protein 1, encoding MLSKGRSPRRKQVQTQRKAALVLSVTPMVPVGSMWLAMSSVLSAFMRELPGWFLFFGVFLPVTLLLFLLIAYFRIKLIEVNEELSQNCDRQHNPKDGSSLYQRMKWT